The genomic region CACCCGGCGTATGTTTTGCCAATACGGTGGTAATTGCTGCGGTCAGCGTCGTTTTACCGTGGTCAACGTGCCCAATCGTTCCGACGTTTACGTGGGGCTTAGTACGTTCAAATTTCTCTTTTGCCATTGTATTTCTTGGTTTAAAGTGCTGAGTCTAAAATTTGATAATTACAAGGACTTAGTTCCCACTTGCTTGTGCAATCACCTCGTCGGCCACCGATTTCGGGGCTGCTTCGTAATGGTCAAACTGCATAGAGTAGTTCGCACGACCTTGTGTAATAGAACGCATTTGGGTGGAATAGCCAAACATATTGGCAAGAGGTACGTGTGCTTTAATCACTTTAACGCCCATACGCTCTTCCATATTCATGATTTTACCACGACGGCTATTCAAGTCACCGATAACATCTCCCATGTACTCTTCGGGTGTTGTCACTTCAACGTCCATAATTGGCTCCATGAGGACGGGGTTGGCTTTGCGAGCGGCTTCACGAATCCCCATCCGACCTGCAATCTCGAAGGAGTTCGCATCAGAGTCCACATCGTGGAATTTTCCGTCGAACAAGCGAGCACGCAGACCCTCCATTGGGAAGCCAGCAAGCGGGCCACGATCCAATGCAGATTTCATGCCCTTCTCGACAGGCCCAATAAATTCTCTTGGGATACGCCCCATCGAGATATTGTCCACAAATTCAAAACCAGTTGAACCAGCGTTTGGGCTAAGTTCAAAAGTGATTTCTGCAAACTGACCTTTACCACCCGATTGTTTTTTATGGGTATAGGTGTGGGTCACATTTCCGCGAATGGCTTCACGGTAAGCAACTTGTGGCGCACCGATATTGGCCTCTACTTTGAACTCACGCTTCATCCGATCCACGATGATTTCCAAGTGTAGTTCACCCATACCAGCAATGATAGTTTGCCCTGTTTCTTGATCGGTCGAGACACGGAAAGTTGGGTCTTCCTCCGCCAATTTAGAGAGGGCAATCCCCATCTTCTCAACGTCCGCTTTG from Rhodothermia bacterium harbors:
- a CDS encoding elongation factor Tu, encoding MAKEKFERTKPHVNVGTIGHVDHGKTTLTAAITTVLAKHTPG